The genomic stretch GGCACCGCGTCCAAAATATATGGTGTTTAAGTATCCTGCCAGCACTTCTTCTTTCGATTCGGCTTTATTCATCTTTATCGCTAGCGCTAACTCTTTGAATTTTCGGCTAAGAGTTCTCTCGCTAGTCAGATAACGAATTTTGATGTATTGCTGGGTGATCGTTGACCCGCCGGTGACTTCTTGATTGCGCACAATGCCGAAGAACGCGCGCGTCATCCCTTTAAGGTCAATACCTTGATTAGTCCAGAAAGTGCGATCTTCAGCGGCTACCACAGCGTCTTTTATGCTTTGAGGCATGTCAGTGTAGGAAATGACTTCACGATTCTGAATAGCCAACGTCCCTAGCTCTGTTTGGCCATCGTTGTAATAGAGCTTGGTGGTTTGGGTAGTGAAATCCTTGTTCGGGTCAGGAAGTTTCGCGGTTTCGTAGAAGATAGCGGCTCCGACAACCGCTGCCAATAAGAGAGCCAAGACAGCGATTAATATCCCGCGGATGACCGGCCAAGCTCGACGCTGTTTCTTCTTGGTGGCCGATTTGGCGCGCCGGGATGCCGTCTTATTCGGTGTGCGGCTGTTGCTTTTTCCTCGCGTACTCTTTGATTCAGCCATAGATATCCTCCACTGTTCGCTGACGGCGCGGCGGCCTGCGCTTTATGCCATCACCTAACAAATATGTCTCAGTCATGAAGTTCCAGCGACATGCTGGGCAAACTTCAACAACCCGAACCATGAATTCTCCGAATTCATCTTCCATTTCATCTAATTCTTCCAGGGATTTAATTCGCCCGGAGTATTGACCGAGTTGATCGCCGAAAACGTATCTTAAAATCATCATCCGCTTGCTGTCACACACTGGGCACGGTTCGTTAGCGAGGGCACCATGGTGGAGTGCGGAACTGATAAGTAGCGGCTCAGCATCGCACGGGTTTATGCGCAGCAGGACGTTGGGGGAAGTCATCGCCTTCAAAGTGCTACGTTTGGCCAACGCGTAGCTAACCCGTTCCCGCTGCGTTTTCATACCCTACAGCCTATAGCCAGCCTTCCAGATTACTAACCTACGACGACAATCCGTTATACTCATCTTCTGCTCGGGGCATTAACTCAGTTGGTAGAGTGCTAGCTTTGCAAGCTGGAAGTCAGGGGTTCGAGTCCCCTATGCTCCACAAAGTTTTGGCCTGGCCTTTTGGCCGGGTCAAAACTTTTTTAACACTGCGGACTCGAACCCGTGAGGGCTTCGCCGGAAATAGAAAACACGTCAGTGTTTTCCCGGCGAAGGCGCGAACGAAGTGAGCGTGGTGGCTGCGTAGCAGACACGAGAGTCCCCTATGCTCCACAAATCGAGGTTCTGGCCCTTGGGTCAGGGCCTCGATTTATTTACACTGTGGACTCGAACCCGGGAGCGTGATCGTGCGCGTAGCGCTGTCGATCACGGAACAGCGCGGCGCCGGAATGCGGCGGCGCTAGTTACCAACCGTATTAGACACGAGCGGAAGCTGATTTCACGAAGTGAGCGCGTGATCGTGCGCGTAGCGCTGTCGATCACGGAACAGCGCGGCGCCGGATCACGGCGGCGCTGGTTGCCAGGCTGTAATGCAAGTGAGCGTGGTGGCTGCGTAGCAGACACGAGAGTCCCCTATGCTCCACGTAAAGAAACACGGCTCGGGCTTGTCCCGGGTCGTGTTTCTTTATTTAGCGCTGCGGACTCGAGCCTGCGTGATCGTGCGCGTAGCGCTGTTGATCACGGAACAGCGCGGCGCCGGAATGCGGCGGCGCTAGTTACCAACCGTATTAGACACGAGCGGAAGCTGATTTCACGAAGTGAGCGCGTGATCGTGCGCGTAGCGCTGTCGATCACGGAAGAGCCCGGCGCCGGATCACGGCGACGCTGATTGCCAGGCTGTAATGCAAGTGAGCGTGGTGGCTGCGTAGCAGACACACGAGTCCCCTATTTGCGGTTTGATGGTTATTTTTCAAACAAACAATGCCGAATCGACAGAGTCGAGAGTAGACCCCGACTACATGACTTTAGTTTTCTCAACCTCTTTGGTCATATCCTGGATCCGCCCGGCAATCGTACGCCGCAACACCAGCCCAAGCACCAAGTTCGGAATCAGGAACACCAGGATTATCACCAGGTTATAAGCAAAGTCCCCTGCATAAATCCCGGCTATAGCCGAACGCATCAGGTTAATCGCATACGTGGCGGGCAACCAAGGACTGATGTTTTGGAACCATTGCGGTAGCAGTTCCAGCGGATAGGCTCCGCCAGCGGCAGAAATCTGTAAGACCAGTAACACCACTGCTAAGGCTTTGCCCGCATTGGAAAGCGCCACCACCAATGTATAAACGATACTGGTAAAGACGGTGGAAATGACCCATCCCGCCAAAATCAACAGGAAGGGGTGCGCTGGTTCAATCTCAACGAACACAATCAGCCCGACCATCAGCAATGTGGATTGAGCCATCCCAATTACCCAGAACATAAAGTAACGCCCCAGGTACTCTTGAGCCCCGGTGAATAGAGGCTTTTTCACTGCGTCTTTCACGGCTGATTCTGCAACTGGAGTCGGTACTGTTTCGCCAGTTTTCGTGTCTAACCCTTCCGACCGGGATGATTCCTGCGCATTCGTATCCGCGCCACCGACTGAATCAGGATGTTTCCAGTCTCCAATGCTAGCCAGGTAGCGTTTACCCACATTCTCAGAAACGTCAGTGCGCAAGAAAACCCCCGCCAGGAGCGCCCCAACCCACAGGGCTATAACGGTGAATAGCGGAGCCATACCCACCCCAAAGGTAGCGACTGGGAATACAGCATTGCGTTCTACCGCTATGGGGGAAGAAATCAGGCGGGCAAAATCTTTCGGGTCGGCTCCCAACGTGGTGGCGATCTGGTTAAAGTTCCCTCCCGCCTGGGTGGACAAAATCTGTTCACGAGCCTGGCTCAAGCGGCTGGCTCCGTCACGCATCTTTTGCGCCGTATCGGCCAGAGCCTGTTGACAGCGGCGCATACTCTCAATCATCCCGCCAGCACTTTCCGACAGGTCAGCTTGCACCGCCTGCAGATACGAACGGAAAACCTCCACATCCTCTCCGGCAGCATCCAGGTTTTTACGCAGGCTTTCAATCTGTGGCTGCAAGTTTTTCTCATAATTGGACTGAGCGGAGTCAATAGCCTGTTGTGCGTCTGCTATGGCCTGGCGGGCTGACTCTCTCAGCTCAGAATCGAGAGTCACCCCCTTGCGCAGGTCATCCGCAATACTGCCCAGTCGCTCTGACAGGCTTTGTTGGCGAGCAATAGCCGCATCCATATCGGCCAGGAACCGGTCGACGGCGGGCTCCTTGCCCTGCAAATCCAAGCCGTCTGGCCCCAGTGACTGCTCGAGTGCGTCCCGCGTACGTTGGAAGCCAATGATTTGTTCATCCAACAAGGTCTGCAGCTGTTCGACTGTGTCAGCACTACTTTGGGCTGTGCTATTGGCCGAATCCAGCAAGTTGTCCAACTGATTTTGCAAGTTGGAAATATTACCTGCCGCCAATCTCACAGCATCCTCGAGCCCAGATGAGGCTACCGCGAAAGGATTGGCTGTTCCCCCGCCACTATTGCCCCCGGAATCGAATGTGTAGCCAACAGCCCCCTCGAAAGAGTCCTGCACTCCCGCAGCCAGCTGTTTTGCTCCTGTGGCCAGCGGCACCGCCGAACCTATCAAGGTAGACAGAGAACTGACTGTGTTCGCACCGGAATTCAGTTGTGCACAGAGGGTTTCGAGGCGGTTGCTCAACCGATCCAGAGCTGCCTGAGTGTCGGCATCGTCCAGGTAAGAGGACACGTCCTCAGCAATACTCACGGTGACTTCTGCCAAGGTTTGCGAAAAAGTCGTGTTGATTTGCGCGGTGACACCCTGAGCACCTTGCGTGGTGAGATTGGCTGACAGCGGGTTCTTCTTTTCGTTGGTGTACAGCGTGATATTTGCCGGGGCAGCTCCGCCGGCATAGAACGTGAACATGGACTGTGAAAAATCCGCGGGCAACACAATTGTTGCGTAATATTCCCCCGAGCGCGTGCCCTCCAAAGCCTGATCTTTGCTGGTTATCACCCAATCAAACTGGTCATTTACTGCCAGTTCCTTTAGTACCGTGTCTCCCACATTGAGTTTAACGTTCAGAATTTTGCTGGTGTAGCCCTCATCAGTGTTGGCCACGGCAATCTTCAGCTGTCCCGAATTTGAGAAAGGATCCCAAGTCGCCAGCACGTTGAACCAGGTGAAGAACAAGGGCACGGTAATTAACAGAACCATGGAAATCCGAACCATGACACTGCTGCGAATCTGGCGAAAGTCGTCACGCACGATAAAAAGTACTTTGTTCATCGTGTCTCCTCGCAGGTTGCGGAGGTATCGGTTTCGTCTGCCGGCTTGTCGGTAGTTTGATCCGTAGCGTCTGCCCGCACAGGCGCGGTGATGAGGCGACGTTTACTGCGACTGCTGCGGCTGGCCGACCGATTTGTGGTTTTGTTAGCATTCACTTCTCGCTGGCGAGCTAGACTCTCGAAAAGTTCATCTTCCGTCAGATGCGACAGCCTCTCGGCTCGTTCTATTGAGCTCTTTAGCACGACTACACCAACCAGCGTCCCTATGATGACTAGCCCCCAAATCGCTAATATGCCCAGAAGTGCTGGCTTACTGGCGGAGGTGAGGCGGGAAATCATTCCCAGCACAACCAGTCCCAAAATCCCCACGCTGCTCAGTCCATTAATCAAAGCCGGGTAACGGGCATTGAACTCTTCTTGACGTCGCCTGATACGGGTAGAAAATTCTTTCCGGTTCCCCAGCAGCGCAATGATGTTACTCAACCGGTAACCGCGGCTTTGCAGCTGAACGTCTTCATTCACGACCAGCTCAGTGCGAGCCAAGTCATCGTAGAACAGCTGGGTGAAGTAACCCAACCGACGCCTCCCCCAAAACCCCAGAAGGAACACCGTGACGCTCATAATCAACAAAACTGCTATAACATGCCAGAAACGCCCGCCATAGAAACCGCCGATAGTTTCTCGCATCGCGTCGATGCCGTAAGAAAACGGGAGCATCGGGGAAAGCTGGCGAAAAAATCTAGGCATGAGCTCAATCGGATAGATGCCCGAAGCACCGGGAATCTGCAACACCACCAGCAAGATTGCCAGGGCTCGCCCCACGTGACTGAGCGCAGCCGCCAAGGCATAGATAATTGCCAAATAACACGGTCCGATCAGCATGGCTGTCGCAATGAAAGCGGGAGCATTGACCGCCTGCACTCCCAGCAGCAAACTGCCCACGCTGACAATCAACCCCTGCCCTATAGACAGCACACCCGAGAGCATGAATCGTCCCAGATAAGCCGAGCGCAAACTCAACCAGTCAAAACCTTCTTTATCGACTTCTACCCGAAAAATAATGACCAGGATAAGAGCACCTATCCACAGGGAGAGATTGATGAACATGGCAGCCATTCCCGAACCATAAGAGTTGATGGGGAAGAGGGTTTGCTGGTCAAATTTCACCGGTGAGGTCAGATAGCGTCCGATATTGGTCGGATCCAACCCAATGACCGTTTTTAAGGTTCCCGTCCTTAGCCCGGTGGCCAAAGTCGCCACATCGGTTTGCGCCCCACGAGCCGTACCGGACAGCGCATTCAGGTTGCTCTGCACCTGACCAAGCACGTCTTGCGTGTCCACAATCTGGTCATCAACTCCGTGGGTCAGCGCCGAAATTTCAGTAAGAGAAATGCGCGCGGCGCTCACCGCAGATTTGATGGCGCCCAGCTGTGCCGACAGCTGCGTCACCCGAGCGTTTAACGTAGATGCGGTCTGATTGGACTGTTCACGCAGATCGGTAGCAGCACGTTGCGTATCAGTCAGAGCCTGATCAAAGGCTTTCATCAGCGCATTCAAATCTTCGCTGGCCTGTGCCGCATCTGACCCGGTTTTCCCGACCTCGGCGAGCAGATTCTGCATATCGTTCAGCTTGGTTTTCAACTCCGCAGAGAGCTTTTGTGTCTCCGGGAATCCTTCCAAAACCGCAATCTGATCACGCATTTTCGCTATCGAATCATTCGCCCGCTGAATGCCGGATTGCAGCTGCGAGTCCATTTCGGTGAGTTTATTCGATGCATTCGACACGGCCGAACCCGCCGCCGCCGAAGACTCATTGAGTGCTTTTTGGGCGTTAATACTGGCTTGGCCAGCCATGGCAGCAAATTCAGAAGCATCAGAGACGACCGTCCCTAAAATGTCTTGAGCATCGCTCAAAGCCGCGGAAACATCAGCCAATGCCGGATCAGCTGCAGCCAGCGCAGCCCGAACTTTTTCCATAGTCTGTAAGGAACCCGTCAAAGACTCACTGGCGGAATCCAAGGCTACTTGTGCATCAGCCAGATCCCGGTTGATACCGCCCAAGGCATCTAAAGCACTGCCCTCAGCACCAACAATATTCGCGTCAATCTCTAACCCACCATCGCGCAAAGCCTGCGCAATGGCCTCGCCGACCTGACCACGAAAAGTTGACGTGATTTGAATATCGAGCTCATTTGCTCCAACATCGGTAATTTTTGGCGCAATAGCGCCTTTCTTTTCATTCACGTAATATTCGATGGTCGGCTGGTGGCGTTGACCGCTGAAAATATCGACTAAATCTTTACTAAAGGTCTCGGGGATGACGAAAGCCGCATAGACTTCTCCGGCTCTGATTTTGTGATTGGCAGTGTCTTGATCTGTAAATTGCCAGCCAAGCTGTTCATTAGCTGACAATTGTTCGACTACGAGGTCGCCAACATTGAGCTGACCAGTCAGTGCAGATGACGCTCCCACATCGTTATTCACTACCGCTATGGGCAGATTTTCCGTAGCGTTGTAGGGATTCCAAAAGGCCAAAATATTCAGCCAAGTGTACAGGGCTGGGGTGACCAAGATACCGAAGATGATAATCAGGGATCGCGGAACCGAAACAATCCGCTTTGCGTCACGAGTGAAAACCCGCCAGCTATCTCTCACCTTGAAATCATAACCTTGTGTTGAAATTCTGACAGTTCACGCTGCATTCCATCTTAAATCCGACGTGGAAGAATCCGGATCCGAACGGGGTTTTAAGCGTTCACCGCAATATTCGTAGCGCCAGCACTAGGCGAGTGCCGGTCACGACAAAACTTAGACTCAATAAATACGGCTCTCAGGCGAGTTTCGGGCTACCCAACTGCGCTGGGACGTGCTCCCCGTCACCCTGGGCAACCAATGCCATTCGTACCCGTTCCGTTGCCAAAGCCAACTCTTTCGGATCGACAGATTCGGCAGCATTTTCAAACTTCAACTCAGCCTCACCCCACGCCGGGACGACGTGCAAATGCAAATGCGGGACGTCGAAACCGGCAATGATTAACGCCGCGCGCGGAGCGTTAAAGGCCTTCTCCTGGGCGCGCCCAATCTTTGCGGCAACACACATTAAATGCGCCAAAGTGGCGTCATCGGTGTGAGTGAAAGACGCCACTTCTTTACGTGGCACAACCAGCATATGCCCCTGACTTATCGGGTTAATAGAGGCGAAAGCCACACATACCTCGTCTGCCCAAGCGAAATTACCGGGAAGTTCGCCATTAATGATCTTGGTAAAGACTGTCATGAGTTCAACTCTAGGTCTT from Vaginimicrobium propionicum encodes the following:
- a CDS encoding DUF5318 family protein, coding for MKTQRERVSYALAKRSTLKAMTSPNVLLRINPCDAEPLLISSALHHGALANEPCPVCDSKRMMILRYVFGDQLGQYSGRIKSLEELDEMEDEFGEFMVRVVEVCPACRWNFMTETYLLGDGIKRRPPRRQRTVEDIYG
- a CDS encoding YhgE/Pip domain-containing protein; this translates as MNKVLFIVRDDFRQIRSSVMVRISMVLLITVPLFFTWFNVLATWDPFSNSGQLKIAVANTDEGYTSKILNVKLNVGDTVLKELAVNDQFDWVITSKDQALEGTRSGEYYATIVLPADFSQSMFTFYAGGAAPANITLYTNEKKNPLSANLTTQGAQGVTAQINTTFSQTLAEVTVSIAEDVSSYLDDADTQAALDRLSNRLETLCAQLNSGANTVSSLSTLIGSAVPLATGAKQLAAGVQDSFEGAVGYTFDSGGNSGGGTANPFAVASSGLEDAVRLAAGNISNLQNQLDNLLDSANSTAQSSADTVEQLQTLLDEQIIGFQRTRDALEQSLGPDGLDLQGKEPAVDRFLADMDAAIARQQSLSERLGSIADDLRKGVTLDSELRESARQAIADAQQAIDSAQSNYEKNLQPQIESLRKNLDAAGEDVEVFRSYLQAVQADLSESAGGMIESMRRCQQALADTAQKMRDGASRLSQAREQILSTQAGGNFNQIATTLGADPKDFARLISSPIAVERNAVFPVATFGVGMAPLFTVIALWVGALLAGVFLRTDVSENVGKRYLASIGDWKHPDSVGGADTNAQESSRSEGLDTKTGETVPTPVAESAVKDAVKKPLFTGAQEYLGRYFMFWVIGMAQSTLLMVGLIVFVEIEPAHPFLLILAGWVISTVFTSIVYTLVVALSNAGKALAVVLLVLQISAAGGAYPLELLPQWFQNISPWLPATYAINLMRSAIAGIYAGDFAYNLVIILVFLIPNLVLGLVLRRTIAGRIQDMTKEVEKTKVM
- a CDS encoding YhgE/Pip domain-containing protein, translated to MRDSWRVFTRDAKRIVSVPRSLIIIFGILVTPALYTWLNILAFWNPYNATENLPIAVVNNDVGASSALTGQLNVGDLVVEQLSANEQLGWQFTDQDTANHKIRAGEVYAAFVIPETFSKDLVDIFSGQRHQPTIEYYVNEKKGAIAPKITDVGANELDIQITSTFRGQVGEAIAQALRDGGLEIDANIVGAEGSALDALGGINRDLADAQVALDSASESLTGSLQTMEKVRAALAAADPALADVSAALSDAQDILGTVVSDASEFAAMAGQASINAQKALNESSAAAGSAVSNASNKLTEMDSQLQSGIQRANDSIAKMRDQIAVLEGFPETQKLSAELKTKLNDMQNLLAEVGKTGSDAAQASEDLNALMKAFDQALTDTQRAATDLREQSNQTASTLNARVTQLSAQLGAIKSAVSAARISLTEISALTHGVDDQIVDTQDVLGQVQSNLNALSGTARGAQTDVATLATGLRTGTLKTVIGLDPTNIGRYLTSPVKFDQQTLFPINSYGSGMAAMFINLSLWIGALILVIIFRVEVDKEGFDWLSLRSAYLGRFMLSGVLSIGQGLIVSVGSLLLGVQAVNAPAFIATAMLIGPCYLAIIYALAAALSHVGRALAILLVVLQIPGASGIYPIELMPRFFRQLSPMLPFSYGIDAMRETIGGFYGGRFWHVIAVLLIMSVTVFLLGFWGRRRLGYFTQLFYDDLARTELVVNEDVQLQSRGYRLSNIIALLGNRKEFSTRIRRRQEEFNARYPALINGLSSVGILGLVVLGMISRLTSASKPALLGILAIWGLVIIGTLVGVVVLKSSIERAERLSHLTEDELFESLARQREVNANKTTNRSASRSSRSKRRLITAPVRADATDQTTDKPADETDTSATCEETR
- a CDS encoding HIT family protein encodes the protein MTVFTKIINGELPGNFAWADEVCVAFASINPISQGHMLVVPRKEVASFTHTDDATLAHLMCVAAKIGRAQEKAFNAPRAALIIAGFDVPHLHLHVVPAWGEAELKFENAAESVDPKELALATERVRMALVAQGDGEHVPAQLGSPKLA